Proteins co-encoded in one Leptodactylus fuscus isolate aLepFus1 chromosome 4, aLepFus1.hap2, whole genome shotgun sequence genomic window:
- the TMEM14C gene encoding transmembrane protein 14C gives MGVEWFGFGYAALVASGGVIGYVKAGSVPSLAAGLLFGGLAGLGAYQMSQDSKNIWVSLIASGTLAGVMGYRFYNSGKFMPAGIIAGASLLMLGRLGLKMLEKPHNP, from the exons ATGGGCGTGGAGTGGTTTGGTTTCGGATATGCAGCTCTCGTCGCCTCAGGAGGGGTCATCGGCTATGTAAAAGCAG GTAGTGTTCCATCTCTTGCTGCTGGCCTTCTTTTTGGAGGTTTGGCTGGCCTGGGAGCCTATCAAATGTCACAAGACTCAAAGAACATCTGGGTTTCACTGA TTGCTTCAGGCACATTGGCAGGAGTGATGGGATACCGATTCTACAACTCGGGAAAGTTCATGCCTGCTGGAATTATTGCTGGTGCCAG CCTATTGATGCTAGGAAGATTGGGTCTCAAGATGTTGGAAAAGCCTCACAATCCATGA